The Thermomonospora curvata DSM 43183 DNA segment GTCAGATGATCGCGTCCGCCGACCATCACCAGCGCGGGCACCTTGCCGATCGTGGCGAGGGCCGCGCTCTTGTCATGGGACATCAGCGCCGGGTGGAACTCGGCGATCACATCGATGGGGGTCGCCCGAATCATCTTTTCCAGGAAATCCACCACCGAAGGGCTGATGTATTTGTCGGCGAAAGCCGTGCGGCGGGTCACCATGAACGCCAGGTCGGCGCCGAGCTCCCGGCCCCGTTCCACCAGGCGGGGACGGCGTCCCAGCCCCTGCAGCACCGGCGAGGCCAGCGGCTGCACCAGCCTGGCCACCGCCAGCGGCAGGCCGAGTGTCATCTCCGTCAGCCGCCCGTCGGAGGTGTTGATCAGCGCCACCCCCACGACCTGCCCGCCATTGAACAGCTCAGGGTGCCGGTCGGCCAGCGCCATGATCGACATGCCGCCCATGGAGTGCCCCACCAGCACCACCGGCTCGTTGGGGGCGGTCACGGCGCGCAGCACCGCGTGCAGGTCCTCGCCGGTCTGGTCGATGGTGGCGTGCGCAGGCCGGCTGCGCCCGGACCGGCCGTGGCTGCGCTGGTCCCAGAACACCAGCCGCAGCGGCGGCGTGCCGCCGGCGGAGCCGCTGCGGCCCAGGTCGCGCCGCTGGTAGTGCCACACGTCCTGGTTGAGCGTGTAGCCGTGGCAGAACACCACGGTCAGCTCGGCGCCCTCGCCGGGCCGCTCGTCGATCTCCACGTGCAGCGGCACCCCGTCGTCGGCCGGCACGGTCAGCGGCCGGCCGCGCAGCTGCCCGAACGGCTCACCGGCCTCCGGGTCGGGGTCGAAGCGGCGGCGGCCGACGATGAAATGGCGCAGGCCGACCGCCGCGCCGAGCCCGGCGGCGCCGAGCCCGGCCAGGCCGAGCCGGCGTTTGCTCCTGCTATCCATGCGCGGTCCCTCCAGGCGGCCAAGCCTCTTTCACCTCACCGTCCGCGCAGGTCGGGAAAGGGTCCGCCGAACCCTTGGCAACACGCCGTCCGCGCAGGCCGGCACCGGGGACGCCGCCCGGGCTCCCGTCCCCGGCGGCGCGGGCCACGTGCTGCAAAAGGTTCACTGCCACCTCGCCCCCGAATAGACCCGGGGCACCCGCGTCCCGATCCGCGTGACGATCTCGTAGCTGATCGTGCCGAGCGCCTGCGCCCACTCCTGGGCGGTGGGCTCGCCGTGATCGCCGGGGCCGAACAGCAGCACCTCCTCCCCGGGGGAGGCCGTATCGTCGCCGAGGTCGATCACGAACTGGTCCATGCAGACCCGGCCGGCGATCCGGCGGCGCCGCCCGCCCGCCAGCACCTCCAGCAGGCTGGAGCCGTGCCGGGGCACGCCGTCGCCGTACCCGGCGGCCACCAGCCCCAGCGTGGTCTCCCGCTCGGTCACATAGGTGTGGCCGTAGGACACGCCGCTGCCGGCGGGCACCCGCTTGACCGCGGCCAGCTCGGCGACCAGCGTCATCGCCGGGCGCAGCCCGAAGGTCCCCATCTGGGGAACGGGGGTCAGCCCATAGATCGCGATGCCCGGCCGGACCAGGTCGTAGCGGGCCTCGGGCAGCGTCAGCGTCGCCGCCGAGTTGGACAGGTGCCGCACCTGCGGGCGCACCCCGGCCTTCTCGGCGTACTCGACGGCCTCCTTGAAGACGGCCAGCTGCCGGGCGATCGAGGGATGCCCTGGCTCGTCGGCGCAGGCCAGGTGGGACATCACCCCCACCACGCGCAGGTGCCCGGCGGCCTGGGCGGCCAGCGCCGCCTCCACCGTGGCCGGCCAGTCGGCCATGGTGGCGCCGCCGCGCGACATGCCGGTGTCGGCCTTCAGGTGCACCCGGGCGGGCCGTCCGGCGCGCTCGGCCGCCTCGGCGAGCCGGCGGGCCTGCCAGCCCGAGCCCGCGGTCAGGTCCACCCCCGCGGCCACCGCCTCCTCGAACGGCTCACCGCGGGTGGCCATCACCACCAGCACCGGGACGGTGATCCCGGCGGCGCGCAGCCGCAGCGCCTCGGCCACCCGGGCGACGCCGAGCCAGCCGGCCCCGCCCTCCAGCGCCGCGCGCGCCGCCTCCACCAGGCCGTGCCCGTACCCTTCGGCCTTGACCATGGCCATGGTCTCGGCCCCGCCCGCCCGCTCGCGCAGCAGCGCCACGTTGGCGCGGATGGCATCCAGGTCCACCCGTGCCTGTACCGGCTCCCTCATGCCACCCAAGTCTGCCGTCCCCCGACCGTCGCCGCCGGGCGCTCGCGGCTTTCCACCCCGCGGAGCGTCCCGTAAAAGAGCAGGTCAAGACAGGGTACGGAAAGCGTCGGGCAAGGCGGTAACGACATCGTGGGCGCCGATGGGCGCCTGGCCGGTGCGCGCGCCGGACCCGGCGGCCGAGGCGGCCAGCCGTCCGGCCAGGCCGTGCAGGTAGGCGCCGGCCGTGGCGGCCTCCAGGGCGGTCATGCCGCCCGCCAGCAGCGCCCCGATCAGGCCGGAGAGCACATCCCCGGTGCCGGCGGTGGCCAGCCAGGGGGTGCCGGTGGGATTGACCCGCACCGGCCGGTCCTGCTCGGCGATCAGCGTGGTGGAGCCCTTGAGCAGCACCGTGGCCGACAGCTCGGCCGCCGCCCGCCGCACGTGCTCCAGCCGCCGCGCCTCGATCTCCTCCCGGCGGGCGTCCCGTCCCAGCAGCCTGGCCAGCTCCCCGGCGTGCGGGGTCAAGACGGTGGGGGCCTGGCGGCGCAGCAGGTCGCGGCGGCGGGCCAGCACGGTCAGGCCGTCGGCGTCCACCAGCACCGGCAGCTCGGTCCGCAGCACCGCCTCCACCAGCGCCTCGGCGCCCCGGTCGGTGCCCAGCCCGGGGCCGACCACCCACGCCTGGACCCGGCCCACCTTCTCCAGTGCCGCGGGGGTGCGTTCGATGATCGTGGTGACGGCCTCCGGCCAGCGCTGCCGGACCAGTTCCACCGGGCGCGGCACGGAGGCGAAGCGCACCATGCCGGCCCCGCCGCGCACCGCCCCGCCCACGCACAGCACCGCGGCGCCGGTGTAGCGCTCGCTGCCGGCCACGATGCCCACCACACCGCGCCGGTACTTGTCGGATTCGGGGGACGGCAGTGGGATGTGCAGGTCCTCGGGCCAGACCGCGACGACGTCGGGGTCGGGCAGGTCGGCGCCCAGCCCGATGTCGATCAGCTCGACGGTGCCGCAGCGGGCGGCGCCGGGGTCGATGAGCAGGCCGGGTTTGCAGGTCCCGAACGTCACGGTCACATCGGCGCGGACGGCCGCCCCGTCCACCCGTCCGGTCCCGGCGTCCACGCCGCTGGGCACGTCGCAGGCCACCACGATCGCGTCGGTGTCCTCGGTGAGGCGGGCCAGCGCGGCATACGGTTCGCGCAGCGCGCCCGTGCCGCCGATGCCGGTCAGCCCGTCGATCACCAGATCGGCGTGCCGGACGGCCGGTTCGGCCCGGTCGGCCGGCAGCACCCGCCCGCCGGCCTCGCGCAGCGCGGCCAGTCCCTGCGGGTGCGCCTTGGAACCGGCCAGCACGGCCTCCACGCGGGCGCCGCGGCGGGCCAGGCGGGCCCCGGCGTACAGGGCGTCGCCGCCGTTGTCGCCGCCGCCGACCAGCAGCACCACGTGTGCGCCGTACACCCGCGGCAGCAGCCGGCAGCAGACGGCGGCCAGCCCGGCCGCGGCCCGCTGCATCAGCGTGCCCTCCGGCAGGCGGGCCATCAGGGCCTGTTCGGCCGCCCGGACCTTGCCGACCTCATGCGCGTATCTCATGCTTCCCCACCGTGCCGGACTTCCCGCACCGCCTCGGCGATCACGATGGCGGTGGCGATGCCCCCGTCGTGGCTGAGCGAGACGTGCCAGCGGCCGACGCCGAGCCGGTGGGCGGCGGCGGCCACGGTGTCCCGGACGTGGAGGGTGGGCCGGCCGTCGGGGGCCCGGCGGATCTCCGCGTCCGTCCACCGCAGCCCGCCGGGCGCGCCGAGCGCCTTGGCCAGCGCCTCCTTGGCGGCGAACCGGGCGGCCAGTGAGCGCACCGCCATCGGCTGCTCGGCCTCGGTGAACAACCGGGCCCGCAGCCCGGGAGTGCGCCGCAGCGACTGCTCGAACCGGGCGATGTCGACGACGTCGATGCCCACACCCACGATCACTTACCCAAGACTGCCATGCATCCGTCCGGCCGGTGGGCGGTCCGGCCGAGCCGGCCGGAAAACCGGACAGCGGGCCCGCCGGCGTCCGGCAAAGCACACGGCGCCCCGCAATACCATCAATATGGAGATAACGCCTGGACGGTCACATCACTCTCTTTTTCGCGCAGCCCCCTTTTTTTGCTCTGAGCAATCACACATGACGACAATGATGTACTGTCGGCACCATTAACGCCTTTTCGCCGGCTCGCCGCCCGGACCTACGGCCGGCCGCCCCGGCCAGGTCACGCGCCCCGGCAGCGCGCATCCGTAGCGCCGCTACGGGGCCGGGCGCCGGGCGGCCGGCGGATGCCCGGCGGATAAAGACGCATTCCAATGAACGGTCATGGCAAGGCCGGGCGGTGGTGTAGGGTAACGCTGCAATATGCACCGCTTGATGCAAGCTTGATAGCAGGTGCGCCCGGCGCAGACCCCCACCTGAGTGTGGAACAGCACCATTGCCCGACGGACGGAGGCAGCGATGGCGACGTCGCGGACCCCCACCGTCCGCCAACGACGGCTGGGGGCGGAGTTGCGCCGCCTGCGCGAGGAGCGGAACCTGACCGGTGACGGGGTCGCCGAGACCCTCGGCTGGTCGCCGTCCAAGGTGAGCCGGATCGAAAACGCCCGGATCGGGGCGCGCGTCTCCGACGTGCGGCTGATGCTGGAGCTGTACCAGGTCGACCCGGCGCACCAGCGGGAGGTGCTGGCGCTGGCCGAGGAGGCCGGCCAGCGGGGCTGGTGGGCCCAGTACCCCGACCTGCCGCCCGAGTACGCGGCCTTCATCGCCCTGGAGGACGAGGCCGACGCGGCGCTGCAGTGCGAGAGCCAGGTGATACCGGGGCTGCTGCAGACCGAGGAGTACGCCCGGCATGTGATCCAGGGCTGGAACGCGATCGCCACGCTTCCCCCGCAGGCCCTGGAGCGCCGGGTGGAGGTGCGGATGCGGCGGCAGCGGCTGCTGACCCGCCCCAACCCGCTGCGGCTGTCGGTGGTGCTGGACGAATCGGTGCTGCTCCGGCGGGTCGGCGACCGGTCCACCATGTACGCCCAACTCAACCGGTTGCTGGAATTGGCCGCGCTGCCCAATGTGGACCTTCGCGTGCTTCCCCTCGACGGCCCGCATCAGCCGATCGTGGGCGAATCGTTCATTCTTTTGGAATTCTCTCCGGCATACGATGTGACTTTCCCGGACGTGGTGCACACCGAAAGTCTCACCGCCACGCAGTCCCAACACGAGTCGGTCACCCATAGTTACCGGCTGGCATGGGATAGTCTTGCACACCAGACTCTCGGGAGCGAAGAATCGCTGGAGCGAATCTTCCAAATCGCCCGGGAGCGGTGGCGGGTCTGACCGCCTTCTGGGCAGCACATCAGGTAACGATCCGAAAAGGATGGCACGCGTGAAAAGCGCTTTCTCCTTTCATTTCCCGGCGGCCTCCTGGCGACGGGGCTCGGCCTGCCACGCCAACAACACCTGCGTGGAGGTGGCCCGGCTGACCGCCGACTGCCTGGGCACCCGCGACAGCAAGCAGGGTGAGCACAGCCCCGTGCTGCGCTTCACCCCTCAGCAGTGGCGGGCCTTCGCCGAACAGGTCAAGGCCGGGGCCTTCGACCTGGCCTGATCCCCATCGCAGGCGGCCGGGCACGCGAGCCGGGAAGATCACCGGCTCACATTCTCCGGCGATCGTGTGACATACGAAAACACTGATGCCACAGAGAATGGGCCACGGATCTTCCCGGTCTCGCTCGCATCGCCACCGTCCGGCGCCGAAACTCCGCCCAAGCCGTTTCCCGAGCGGCCGGGCAACCTGCGGCGCGGCTTGTATTTCCCCGCGCCGCCGCCATCCTCGCATCGCTTCCGGTTCCGTTTGAGAACGCGCCGAGTGGGATACTTCAACGGCTTACGACACATTCTCCGGCGCGTGCCCCTGTTACCGTCCTGACAGTTCGAAATCGACCATTCCAGGCATTTCGAAAATATCGGGCGCCGCTGGGGCGTCTCGCCGGTACCGGATGAAAAGAGGTGGCAACCTGATGCCTGTGCAGTCCTCGTCCTGGAGGAAGAGCACCCACTGCGGCCCCAACCAGGCCTGCGTGGAGGCCGCCAGACTCGCCACGCACGTGGCCGTGCGCGACGGCAAGCGCTCCGACGGCCCGGTGCTCCGGCTCTCCCCGGCGGGCTGGCTGGCCCTGCTGTCCAGCGTCAGGGCCGGTGACCTGCCCGGCGAGAACTCCCCGTCCGCCGCACCGGACCGGCCCTAGCAGGTGAGGGGACCTCCCTCCTCCGCCCGACGCCAGGCGGAGGAGCCCCGCTCCACCCCCGCCTGCCTCCCGCCGGCCGGACGCCGCGGCCGAAGCTCACCGAACCTTCTTCAACGCGCCCTCTCCGCGGGTCGAGACGAGGGCCTCGCGGTCAGAGGCGATGCCGTGACCTGCACCGTCGCGGCACCGGAGACCACCCGGGCTCCCGTCCCCGGTGCCTTGGGCCACGTGCTGAAAAAAGGTCACTCCACCGTCACGGACTTGGCCAGGTTGCGAGGCTGGTCCACATCGTGCCCCTTGGCGCTGGCCAGCTCGCAGGAGAACACCTGCAGCGGCACCGTCGCCACCAGCGGCTGCAGCAGGGTGGGCACCGCCGGCACCCGGATCACGGTGTCGGAGTAGGGCACCACCGACTCGTCCCCCTCCTCGGCGATCACGATGGTGCGGGCGCCCCGGGCGCGGATCTCCTGGATGTTGGAGACGATCTTGTCGTGCAGCACCGCGCGGGCCCGCGGCGGCACCACCACCACGACCGGCAACCCCTCTTCGATCAGCGCGATCGGGCCGTGCTTGAGCTCACCGGCGGCGAAGCCCTCGGCGTGCATGTAGGCCAGCTCCTTGAGCTTGAGCGCGCCCTCCAACGCCACCGGGTAGCCCACGTGGCGGCCCAGGAACAGCACGCAGCGCTCGTTCGCCAGGGAGCGGGCCAGCTCGCGGACCGGCTCCATGGTCTCCAGCACCCGCTCGACCTTCTCCGGCATGGTGGCCAGCAGCTGCACCATGGCGAAGACCTCATCGCCCCACTTGGTGCCCCGCACCTGCGCCAGGTAGAGGGCGATCAGGTAGACCGCCACCAGCTGGGTCAGGAACGTCTTGGTGGCCGCCACCCCCACCTCGGGGCCGGCGTGGGTGTAGAGCACCCCGTCGCACTCGCGCGGAATCGTCGAGCCGTTGACGTTGCAGATGCTGAGCACCCTGGCGTGCTGCTCGCGGGCGTGCCGCACCGCCATCAGGGTGTCCATCGTCTCCCCGGACTGGGAGATCGCGATGACCAGGGTGGTGCGGGTCAGGATCGGGTCCCGGTAGCGGAACTCGCTGGCCAGCTCCACCTCGCACGGCAGCCCGGCCCAGTGCTCGATGGCGTACTTGGCGATCAGCCCGGCGTGGTAGGCGGTGCCGCAGGCCACGATGATGATCTTGTCGATCTCGCGCAGCTGCTCATCGGAGATGCGCATCTCATCCAGGGTCAGCCGCCCGTCGGTGCCGATGCGGCCCAGCAGGGTGTTGGCCACCGCACGCGGCTGCTCGGCGATCTCCTTGAGCATGAAGTACTCGTAGCCGCCCTTCTCGGCGGCGGTCACGTCCCAGTCGACGTGGTACTCGCGCACCTCGGCGGGCTTGCCGTCGAAGTCGGTGACGGTCACCCCCTCGCGGCGCAGCTCCACCACCTGGTCCTGGCCCAGCTCGATGGCGTCGCGGGTGTGGGCGATGAACGCGGCCACATCGCTGGCCAGGAAGTTCTCCCCCTCGCCGACACCCACCACCAGCGGCGAGTTGCGGCGCGCGCCCACCACCACGTCCGGGTCGTCGGCGTTCACCGCCACCAGCGTGAAGGCGCCCTCCAGGCGGCGGCAGACCCGGCGCATCGCCTCGGCCAGGGCCGGGGTGACGCGCAGCTCCTCCTCCAGCAGGTGGGCGACCACCTCGGTGTCGGTGTCGGAGGCCAGGGTGTGGCCGCGCTCGGTCAGCTCGGCGCGCAGCGCGGCGAAGTTCTCGATGATGCCGTTGTG contains these protein-coding regions:
- a CDS encoding alpha/beta fold hydrolase; this translates as MDSRSKRRLGLAGLGAAGLGAAVGLRHFIVGRRRFDPDPEAGEPFGQLRGRPLTVPADDGVPLHVEIDERPGEGAELTVVFCHGYTLNQDVWHYQRRDLGRSGSAGGTPPLRLVFWDQRSHGRSGRSRPAHATIDQTGEDLHAVLRAVTAPNEPVVLVGHSMGGMSIMALADRHPELFNGGQVVGVALINTSDGRLTEMTLGLPLAVARLVQPLASPVLQGLGRRPRLVERGRELGADLAFMVTRRTAFADKYISPSVVDFLEKMIRATPIDVIAEFHPALMSHDKSAALATIGKVPALVMVGGRDHLTPASHGRRLAEALPDCELVEVAEAGHVLLLEYPGVVTGALRRLIERVRPLAAERSA
- the alr gene encoding alanine racemase, with the translated sequence MREPVQARVDLDAIRANVALLRERAGGAETMAMVKAEGYGHGLVEAARAALEGGAGWLGVARVAEALRLRAAGITVPVLVVMATRGEPFEEAVAAGVDLTAGSGWQARRLAEAAERAGRPARVHLKADTGMSRGGATMADWPATVEAALAAQAAGHLRVVGVMSHLACADEPGHPSIARQLAVFKEAVEYAEKAGVRPQVRHLSNSAATLTLPEARYDLVRPGIAIYGLTPVPQMGTFGLRPAMTLVAELAAVKRVPAGSGVSYGHTYVTERETTLGLVAAGYGDGVPRHGSSLLEVLAGGRRRRIAGRVCMDQFVIDLGDDTASPGEEVLLFGPGDHGEPTAQEWAQALGTISYEIVTRIGTRVPRVYSGARWQ
- a CDS encoding bifunctional ADP-dependent NAD(P)H-hydrate dehydratase/NAD(P)H-hydrate epimerase is translated as MRYAHEVGKVRAAEQALMARLPEGTLMQRAAAGLAAVCCRLLPRVYGAHVVLLVGGGDNGGDALYAGARLARRGARVEAVLAGSKAHPQGLAALREAGGRVLPADRAEPAVRHADLVIDGLTGIGGTGALREPYAALARLTEDTDAIVVACDVPSGVDAGTGRVDGAAVRADVTVTFGTCKPGLLIDPGAARCGTVELIDIGLGADLPDPDVVAVWPEDLHIPLPSPESDKYRRGVVGIVAGSERYTGAAVLCVGGAVRGGAGMVRFASVPRPVELVRQRWPEAVTTIIERTPAALEKVGRVQAWVVGPGLGTDRGAEALVEAVLRTELPVLVDADGLTVLARRRDLLRRQAPTVLTPHAGELARLLGRDARREEIEARRLEHVRRAAAELSATVLLKGSTTLIAEQDRPVRVNPTGTPWLATAGTGDVLSGLIGALLAGGMTALEAATAGAYLHGLAGRLAASAAGSGARTGQAPIGAHDVVTALPDAFRTLS
- a CDS encoding holo-ACP synthase, whose product is MIVGVGIDVVDIARFEQSLRRTPGLRARLFTEAEQPMAVRSLAARFAAKEALAKALGAPGGLRWTDAEIRRAPDGRPTLHVRDTVAAAAHRLGVGRWHVSLSHDGGIATAIVIAEAVREVRHGGEA
- a CDS encoding helix-turn-helix domain-containing protein → MATSRTPTVRQRRLGAELRRLREERNLTGDGVAETLGWSPSKVSRIENARIGARVSDVRLMLELYQVDPAHQREVLALAEEAGQRGWWAQYPDLPPEYAAFIALEDEADAALQCESQVIPGLLQTEEYARHVIQGWNAIATLPPQALERRVEVRMRRQRLLTRPNPLRLSVVLDESVLLRRVGDRSTMYAQLNRLLELAALPNVDLRVLPLDGPHQPIVGESFILLEFSPAYDVTFPDVVHTESLTATQSQHESVTHSYRLAWDSLAHQTLGSEESLERIFQIARERWRV
- a CDS encoding DUF397 domain-containing protein, with amino-acid sequence MKSAFSFHFPAASWRRGSACHANNTCVEVARLTADCLGTRDSKQGEHSPVLRFTPQQWRAFAEQVKAGAFDLA
- a CDS encoding DUF397 domain-containing protein, translating into MPVQSSSWRKSTHCGPNQACVEAARLATHVAVRDGKRSDGPVLRLSPAGWLALLSSVRAGDLPGENSPSAAPDRP
- the glmS gene encoding glutamine--fructose-6-phosphate transaminase (isomerizing), coding for MCGIVGYVGSKSALDVVVEGLARLEYRGYDSSGVAILSDGAVVTAKRAGKLGNLRKALEEEPTPEGTVGMGHTRWATHGAPTDHNAHPHLDCTGKVAVIHNGIIENFAALRAELTERGHTLASDTDTEVVAHLLEEELRVTPALAEAMRRVCRRLEGAFTLVAVNADDPDVVVGARRNSPLVVGVGEGENFLASDVAAFIAHTRDAIELGQDQVVELRREGVTVTDFDGKPAEVREYHVDWDVTAAEKGGYEYFMLKEIAEQPRAVANTLLGRIGTDGRLTLDEMRISDEQLREIDKIIIVACGTAYHAGLIAKYAIEHWAGLPCEVELASEFRYRDPILTRTTLVIAISQSGETMDTLMAVRHAREQHARVLSICNVNGSTIPRECDGVLYTHAGPEVGVAATKTFLTQLVAVYLIALYLAQVRGTKWGDEVFAMVQLLATMPEKVERVLETMEPVRELARSLANERCVLFLGRHVGYPVALEGALKLKELAYMHAEGFAAGELKHGPIALIEEGLPVVVVVPPRARAVLHDKIVSNIQEIRARGARTIVIAEEGDESVVPYSDTVIRVPAVPTLLQPLVATVPLQVFSCELASAKGHDVDQPRNLAKSVTVE